In Takifugu rubripes unplaced genomic scaffold, fTakRub1.2, whole genome shotgun sequence, one DNA window encodes the following:
- the LOC115248170 gene encoding kinetochore protein NDC80 homolog: MDRGRLSRAGRPSELPMRVLDNNRMSMVYATPQSKQPSFGKLNIPKPNSVTSERRTSFFGPRTSGASMPRNSTMSGFGGTEKIKDSRPLHDKSFVQQCIRQLHEFLTEQGYTGTLSSKTLQSPSTKEFVKVFEFIYRQLDPTFEMPTSKVEEEVPAILKSLRYPFVLSKSSMYSVGAPHTWPQALGALMWLIDNVKIKWSLSKQELLFSDFCEDTDNIEEGAEYNKLFLDYTAETYSKFMQGEDSFEDEEELFLSKLKKLYNVDEALLSSMEEKQQILSEEMERLEKESHTDRLMTKRMERMKLQTDLKQLQSYRSSLDSFKANLENKVSELTNELENTVSHLESLKHERDALQVQLQNQKFTPADVERINREKRELQQTITSLNKSLEDAEQHKWNEEIALAKVKEKAELRLSEYHKLARKLKLIPLSAENACGHDFEIRPFECGSNNTVQHKTQIQMLLRKLISDVEEENSRLANMKLSLEESCEQVNSNTMDKSNDIKQLREQIRKLDERLDCEIQELAREEQGWAEEMESVENHRKLLEKKVNHGYDGAVQQLKASQQQYHLVLQETNEERRTVANNMASVFTTAANHLSITEKCLEDLHSRVQRLCSKAVEEDDSVLQKLKETLENFVSKANSL; encoded by the exons ATGGACCG TGGAAGGTTGAGTCGAGCAGGCAGACCATCGGAGCTGCCAATGCGAGTGCTGGACAACAACAGGATGAGCATGGTGTATGCAACACCCCAGAG TAAACAGCCTTCGTTTGGTAAACTCAACATACCTAAGCCAAATTCTGTGACCTCTGAGAGGAGAACCAGTTTCTTTGGTCCCCG CACTAGCGGGGCCAGCATGCCTCGCAACAGCACCATGTCCGGGTTTGGTGGAACTGAGAAGATTAAAGATTCCAGGCCTCTGCATGACAAGTCCTTTGTGCAGCAGTGCATCAGACAGCTGCACGAG TTTCTGACTGAACAGGGTTACACAGGCACCTTGTCATCCAAGACCCTTCAGTCTCCCTCAACCAAGGAGTTTGTAAAGGTGTTTGAATTCATCTACCGACAATTAGACCCAACATTTGAGATGCCAACTTCAAAAGTTGAGGAGGAGGTTCCAGCCATTTTAAAATCCCTGAg GTACCCGTTTGTTCTCTCCAAGTCTTCCATGTATTCTGTTGGTGCTCCTCACACATGGCCGCAGGCCCTCGGCGCACTCATGTGGCTGATTGATAATGTCAAG ATCAAGTGGAGTTTGAGCAAGCAGGAGTTGCTGTTCAGTGACTTCTGCGAGGACACTGACAACATCGAAGAAGGCGCTGAATATAACAAG CTCTTCCTGGACTACACAGCCGAGACGTACTCCAAGTTCATGCAGGGTGAAGACTCatttgaggatgaggaggaacttTTCCTCTCAAAATTGA AGAAACTCTACAATGTTGATGAAGCTCTGCTGTCTTcaatggaggagaagcagcaaatACTGAGTGAGGAGATGGAGCGACTGGAGAAGGAGAGCCACACG GATCGTCTCATGACCAAGCGGATGGAAAGGATGAAGCTGCAGACAGACCTGAAGCAGCTCCAGAGTTACCGGAGCAGCCTGGACTCATTTAAGGCCAACTTGGAGAACAAAGTATCCGAGCTGACTAATGAGCTAGAGAACACCG TCAGTCACCTGGAGTCTCTAAAACACGAGCGGGACgccctgcaggtccagctgcagaACCAGAAGTTTACTCCTGCTGATGTGGAGAGGATcaacagagagaagagggaaCTCCAGCAGACTATCACCAGCCTCAACAAGTCTCTGGAAGATGCCGAACAGCACAAGTGGAACGAGGAGATCGCTCTGGCCAAAGTCAAGGAGAAG GCGGAGCTGAGGCTGTCTGAGTACCACAAGCTGGCCCGTAAACTAAAGCTGATACCGCTGTCAGCAGAAAACGCCTGCGGTCATGACTTCGAGATCCGGCCGTTCGAATGTGGATCCAACAACACCGTGCAGCATAAAACGCAGATACAG ATGCTTCTGAGAAAACTGATCAGCGACGTCGAGGAGGAGAACAGTCGACTGGCCAACATGAAACTCAGTCTGGAGGAGTCTTGTGAACAA GTGAATTCCAACACCATGGACAAATCCAATGACATAAAGCAGCTGAGAGAGCAGATCCGGAAGCTGGATGAACGCTTGGATTGTGAAATTCAG GAGCTGGCCCGCGAGGAGCAGGGCTGGGCAGAGGAGATGGAGTCTGTGGAGAACCATCGTAAGCTCCTGGAGAAGAAGGTGAATCATGGGTATGACGGGGCTGTGCAGCAACTGAAGGCATCACAACAACA GTACCACCTGGTGCTGCAGGAGACCAACGAGGAGAGGCGGACAGTCGCCAACAACATGGCGTCCGTCTTCACCACAGCAGCCAACCACCTGTCAATTACAGAG AAGTGTCTGGAGGATCTGCACAGCCGCGTGCAGCGTCTCTGCTCCAAAGCTGTAGAAGAAGACGACAGTGTTCTACAGAAGCTGAAGGAAACGTTGGAGAACTTTGTCTCCAAGGCAAACAGTTTGTAA